In Natator depressus isolate rNatDep1 chromosome 9, rNatDep2.hap1, whole genome shotgun sequence, a single genomic region encodes these proteins:
- the ITM2A gene encoding integral membrane protein 2A isoform X1 — MVKIAFSSLFAHKDEPKKDAAEALVTDKDPEIATHGNENSSGRCLLTLLGLAFILAGVVVGGACIYKYFMPKHKVYRGEMCYFENENQDRAIEPYFLPIAEEADIREDDNIAIIDVPVPKFSDSDPAAIVHDFDRLLTAYLDLQLGNCYVIPLNTSIVMPPRNLMDLFAKLATGSYLPQTYLVREEMVVTEEIDNVSDLGIFIYQLCVGKETFRLQRRDQRAGLQKRSAENCHTIRHFENSFVIETKICQQ, encoded by the exons ATGGTGAAGATCGCCTTCAGTTCTCTCTTCGCCCACAAGGACGAGCCCAAGAAGGATGCGGCCGAGGCACTGGTAACTGACAAG GATCCAGAAATTGCAACACATGGAAATGAAAATTCATCTGGAAGATGTTTATTGACCCTTTTGGGTCTTGCATTCATCTTAGCAGGGGTTGTAGTTGGTGGAGCCTGCATCTACAAGTACTTCATGCCTAAG CATAAGGTGTACCGTGGGGAAATGTGttactttgaaaatgaaaatcaggATCGTGCTATAGAACCGTACTTCCTGCCCATTGCAGAAGAAGCTGATATTCGGGAAGATGATAACATAGCAATCATTGATGTTCCAGTTCCAAAGTTCTCAGATAGTGACCCAGCAGCTATTGTCCATGATTTTGACAGG CTTCTGACTGCTTATCTTGACTTACAACTGGGTAACTGCTATGTGATCCCTCTGAACACATCCATTGTTATGCCACCAAGGAATCTGATGGACCTGTTCGCAAAACTGGCG actggtTCTTACTTGCCTCAGACTTACCTAGTTCGTGAAGAAATGGTGGTAACAGAAGAGATAGATAATGTGTCTGATTTGGGCATCTTCATTTACCAGCTTTGTGTAGGAAAAGAGACCTTCAGACTGCAGCGCAGAGATCAGAGAGCAG GTCTCCAGAAGCGCTCAGCTGAGAACTGTCATACAATCAGACACTTCGAAAATTCTTTTGTCATTGAAACAAAGATCTGTCAACAGTGA
- the ITM2A gene encoding integral membrane protein 2A isoform X2 has protein sequence MVKIAFSSLFAHKDEPKKDAAEALDPEIATHGNENSSGRCLLTLLGLAFILAGVVVGGACIYKYFMPKHKVYRGEMCYFENENQDRAIEPYFLPIAEEADIREDDNIAIIDVPVPKFSDSDPAAIVHDFDRLLTAYLDLQLGNCYVIPLNTSIVMPPRNLMDLFAKLATGSYLPQTYLVREEMVVTEEIDNVSDLGIFIYQLCVGKETFRLQRRDQRAGLQKRSAENCHTIRHFENSFVIETKICQQ, from the exons ATGGTGAAGATCGCCTTCAGTTCTCTCTTCGCCCACAAGGACGAGCCCAAGAAGGATGCGGCCGAGGCACTG GATCCAGAAATTGCAACACATGGAAATGAAAATTCATCTGGAAGATGTTTATTGACCCTTTTGGGTCTTGCATTCATCTTAGCAGGGGTTGTAGTTGGTGGAGCCTGCATCTACAAGTACTTCATGCCTAAG CATAAGGTGTACCGTGGGGAAATGTGttactttgaaaatgaaaatcaggATCGTGCTATAGAACCGTACTTCCTGCCCATTGCAGAAGAAGCTGATATTCGGGAAGATGATAACATAGCAATCATTGATGTTCCAGTTCCAAAGTTCTCAGATAGTGACCCAGCAGCTATTGTCCATGATTTTGACAGG CTTCTGACTGCTTATCTTGACTTACAACTGGGTAACTGCTATGTGATCCCTCTGAACACATCCATTGTTATGCCACCAAGGAATCTGATGGACCTGTTCGCAAAACTGGCG actggtTCTTACTTGCCTCAGACTTACCTAGTTCGTGAAGAAATGGTGGTAACAGAAGAGATAGATAATGTGTCTGATTTGGGCATCTTCATTTACCAGCTTTGTGTAGGAAAAGAGACCTTCAGACTGCAGCGCAGAGATCAGAGAGCAG GTCTCCAGAAGCGCTCAGCTGAGAACTGTCATACAATCAGACACTTCGAAAATTCTTTTGTCATTGAAACAAAGATCTGTCAACAGTGA